The Sphingomonas sp. HF-S4 sequence TCTCACGGCGCGCGCGCCAGAAGGGTTCGTCGCGGTCGTTGGCCCAATAATGGAGGATCAGGAAGTCGCGGATTCGGTCGATTTCCTGGTGGGCCTGGCGATCGTATTCGGCGCGCTGGGCGTCGGTGATGCGACGGCCGGGGAGCAGCTTGAGGATGCGTTCGATCCCCGACTGGATCAGGTGGATGCTGGTCGATTCGAGCGGCTCGAGGAACCCGCTCGACAGCCCGACCGCGATGACATTGGCCTGCCAGAAGGCACGGCGCTTGCCCGTAGTGAAGCGCAGCGGCCGCGGATCGGCGAGCGCGGGGCCGTCGAGATTGGCGAGGAGCCGCCCAGCGGCTTCGTCGTCTGACAGGTGCGCGCTGGCATAGACCAAGCCGTTGCCGGTGCGATGCTGGAGCGGGATGCGCCATTGCCAGCCGGCGGCGTGCGCGGTGGCGCGCGTGTAGGGCGTGAAGTCCTCGGCCCGCGCGCTTGGCACCGCCATCGCGCGGTCGCAGGGCAGCCAGTGCGACCAATCCGCATAGTCCACACCGAGCGTCTCGCCGATCAGCAGGGCCCGGAAGCCGGTGCAGTCGATGAACAGGTCGCCGGCGATCTCGCGCTCGCCATCGATACGCAGCGCGGTGAGATCGCCGCTCTCGCCGTCGCGCAGAACCTCGATGATGCGGCCCTCATGCCGCACGACGCCGCGCGCCACGGCATAGTCGCGCAGGAAGCGGGCATAGAGACCGGCGTCGAAATGGAAGGCATAGGGCATTTCGGGCAGCATCGCCGCCGTACGCGCCAGGCCGCGCTGCATCCGGTTGGCGAGCGCGGCGGCATTGTTGAGCGCATAGGCGGCGAGCGGCTGCGCGACGCCCTCGCCACGCCCGCGCAGCCAGCTGTGCTGGAACGGCACGCCGCCATTGGGGCGCCCGACCTCGCCGAAGGCATGCATATAGCGCGCGCCCTTCGTCCAGCCGACGAACTCGATGCCCAGCTTGAAGCTTGCCTGAGTCGCGGCGATGAACGCGTCTTCGTCGATGCCCAAACCCGCATTGAACATGCGGATCTGCGGGATCGTCGCCTCGCCGACACCGATCGTGCCGATTTCGTCGGACTCGACGAGCGTCACGGCAAAGCCGGGGCCGAGGAAGCGGACGAGCGCCGCGGCGGTCATCCACCCCGCGGTGCCGCCCCCGACCACGACGATGCGATACGGTTCGGACGCCATGCTACGCCTCCGCGCCCGACCCGTCAGAACTTGTACGTGATGCCGAGATAATAGTCGCGACCGTAGCGCTGATATTCGCGCGCGAGCCGCGGGTCGCCCGCCTCGGTGGTTACGAACGGCGCGTCGGTGATGTTCTTGGCCTGCGCGAGGATCGAGAAGCCCGCCAGCGGGCCGCTGGTGAACTCGTAGCCGATCTGCGCGTCGAGCACGCCCTCGGCCTTGCCGGTGCGGTATTCGGGGTTGGCCGAAAGGCCGGCCAGCTCGGCGAGGAATTCGTCGCGCCAGCGATAGGTGGCGCGCGCCTGGAAGCCGTTCTTCTCGAAATAGGCGGTGCCGGTGCCGATCCATTTGGACTGGCCGGGCAAGGTTACGGCCGCATTATTGGCATAGACGATCTTGCTGTCGACATAGGAGCCGCTGGCGAAGATCCCGAAGCCGTCGAGCGCCTGGCTGAACACGCTGAAGGGCAGCGATGCGGTCGCCTCGACGCCGAGAATCTCGCCGCGACCGGTGTTGGCGGGTGCCCTGACCAGCCCAAACTGCGCATTCTGCGCCACCACGATCGCCCGCTGCGGCGCCGGGAGCACCGAGAGCAGCGGCGTGAAATCGTAGAGTACGCTGTTGTTGGGATCGACGAAGTCGGTGAGGTGCTTGAAGAATCCGGTCAGTGCCAGATAGCCGCCCCCGGCGAAATATTTCTCGAACGAGACGTCGATATTGGTCGACTTATAGGGCTTCAACGCGAAATTGCCGCCTTCCGAGCTGAACGGGCTGTTCTGCGGCGCGCTGCCGAGACCGATCTTTGCGAAATCGATATTGACGGCCTGGGTAATGCGTTCCTGATCGAGGCGCGGGCGGACCATCGTCTGCGCGGCGCCGAGCTTGATGTAGAAGCCGTCCTGAAGCTCGACGCTGAACGTCGCCGAGGGCAGGAAGTTGGTGTAGCTCGTCTCGTCCTCGACCGGCGAAGTGGTGACGACGCCGCTGTCGAGCGCCGCGATCGCGCCCGACGAGCCCTGCTTGGTGTGGATCACCTGGAGCCCGAGCGAACCCTTCAGCGCCTTGCCGCCGACGATGCCGTCGATCGCCAATTTCGCATAGCCCGTCAGCACCTTTTCGGTGATGACGTTGTCGCGGACCAGCGAGCCCGGGCGGCCGTCGAACGCCGAGGCCATGAGCGCATAGACCTTGAGCGGATCGTAGGTCAGCATCTTGGGCACGCCGAGATAATCGAGCGAGACCTGCTCATCGAGCAGCGCATCGGCGGGCACCGGCATGCTGGTCGGCGTGCCGCTGGCGATCGTGCAATTGGTGCCGGCGCCCTTGGGGCAGAGGAAATAGGATTTGTAGCGGCTCTGCTTCTCGCGGCGGCTGTAGTTGGCGCCGATCTCCCATCGGTTGAAGATGCTGCCGTTGATCTCGCCGTTGAAGCCGGCGCGCAGCGACTTCAAGTCATCGGTGAAGTCGGGGCGATTGAGGAAGCCGGTCTGCGCCACCGTCTGGGTGCCGTTGAAGCCCCAGCCACGCGGATCGGTGAGGCTGATGATGCCGGTGTTGGTGTAATCGAGCGTCGGGACGATGTCGTACGTGCCGTCGTCGTTATGGGTGATGCGGATCGTGTCCTTGGCGCCCGACTGGTTGTAGCCGGTGCCCGAATAGGTCTCGAGCAGGAAATCAGTGCGGGTGGCGCGGCTCCAGCTGGCGTCGACGACGAAGTTGATCGTATCGCTGAGGCGCAGTTCGTTGTTCCAGCCGAGCGAGAGGTTCTCGGCGGTGCGCTTGTTGTAATCGTTGCGCTGGACCGCGACGACATTGGTCAGCGTCGCTTCGGTGACGAGGCCGTCGACCACGGTGTAGCCCGGCTGGATGACCGCGTTCGAGCCCCAGGTCGGCGCGATCGGGAATTCGATCCCGCGCAGCCGCTGGACTTCCTCGAAGTTCGAATAGAGCACGTCGAAGGTCGAGTGGAAATTCTCGCTCGGCTGCCACTCGACCGTCGCGACGCCGCCATAGCGCTTGAGCACGCTCGACTGGACATAGGGCTTGGCGCCGCCGAGGAAGAGATTGCCGCCGGCCAGCGGCTCGGCGGGGAAGCCCCAGGCGGCATAGCGCTCGTTCTGAGTGGGCGTGCTCTGCGCCGACAGGCCGATCGCGATGCCGAGCGTGTCATTGGCGAACTTGTCTACGAAGGTCGCCGAGGCGCGGTAGCCGTAGCGCGAGCCGTCGGGGTTGAGCTTGTCCTTCTCGTTCATCTGGCCGCGCGCGGCGACGACGAAAGCGCGCTTCGAATCGAGCGGGCGGAGCATGCGCAGGTCGACCGTGCCCGCGATGCCCGCGGCGACCAGCGACGCGTCGGCCGACTTGTAGACATTGACGTTCTTGAAGAATTCGGACGGGTATTGATCGTATTCGACGCCGCGATTGTCGCCGACGGTGACCTGCTCGCGGCCGTTGAGCAACGTGGTCGAGAAATCGGGACCAAGGCCGCGGATCGACAGGCGCTGGTCGCGGCCCTCGAGGCGCTGCGCGGTTACGCCGGGCAGACGCGCGAGCGAGTCCGCGATCGACACGTCGGGAAGCTTGCCGACATCCTCGGCAGTGATCGAATCGACGATCATCGCCTGGTTGCGCTTGATCGCCGCCGACGAGGCGAGCGAGGCACGGATGCCAGTGACGACGATGTCGCCGGCCTCTTCTTCCTGGACGGGTTCGGCGGAGGGCGCATCCTGCGCAAAGGCCGGCGCGGCGAATGCGAATGCGAGCGCCGCGGCAAGTGCCCGGCTGCTTGCCCCAAGCGCCATGCGG is a genomic window containing:
- a CDS encoding tryptophan halogenase family protein, with the protein product MASEPYRIVVVGGGTAGWMTAAALVRFLGPGFAVTLVESDEIGTIGVGEATIPQIRMFNAGLGIDEDAFIAATQASFKLGIEFVGWTKGARYMHAFGEVGRPNGGVPFQHSWLRGRGEGVAQPLAAYALNNAAALANRMQRGLARTAAMLPEMPYAFHFDAGLYARFLRDYAVARGVVRHEGRIIEVLRDGESGDLTALRIDGEREIAGDLFIDCTGFRALLIGETLGVDYADWSHWLPCDRAMAVPSARAEDFTPYTRATAHAAGWQWRIPLQHRTGNGLVYASAHLSDDEAAGRLLANLDGPALADPRPLRFTTGKRRAFWQANVIAVGLSSGFLEPLESTSIHLIQSGIERILKLLPGRRITDAQRAEYDRQAHQEIDRIRDFLILHYWANDRDEPFWRARRETPLPEGLAQKIDLWRACGQIVREEADLFSEVAWLQVLAGQGIVAEGYHPLADQPLRADLAEYLDLLAKLIAREVAQMPDHAAFIRQHCAAREEIAA
- a CDS encoding TonB-dependent receptor, whose translation is MALGASSRALAAALAFAFAAPAFAQDAPSAEPVQEEEAGDIVVTGIRASLASSAAIKRNQAMIVDSITAEDVGKLPDVSIADSLARLPGVTAQRLEGRDQRLSIRGLGPDFSTTLLNGREQVTVGDNRGVEYDQYPSEFFKNVNVYKSADASLVAAGIAGTVDLRMLRPLDSKRAFVVAARGQMNEKDKLNPDGSRYGYRASATFVDKFANDTLGIAIGLSAQSTPTQNERYAAWGFPAEPLAGGNLFLGGAKPYVQSSVLKRYGGVATVEWQPSENFHSTFDVLYSNFEEVQRLRGIEFPIAPTWGSNAVIQPGYTVVDGLVTEATLTNVVAVQRNDYNKRTAENLSLGWNNELRLSDTINFVVDASWSRATRTDFLLETYSGTGYNQSGAKDTIRITHNDDGTYDIVPTLDYTNTGIISLTDPRGWGFNGTQTVAQTGFLNRPDFTDDLKSLRAGFNGEINGSIFNRWEIGANYSRREKQSRYKSYFLCPKGAGTNCTIASGTPTSMPVPADALLDEQVSLDYLGVPKMLTYDPLKVYALMASAFDGRPGSLVRDNVITEKVLTGYAKLAIDGIVGGKALKGSLGLQVIHTKQGSSGAIAALDSGVVTTSPVEDETSYTNFLPSATFSVELQDGFYIKLGAAQTMVRPRLDQERITQAVNIDFAKIGLGSAPQNSPFSSEGGNFALKPYKSTNIDVSFEKYFAGGGYLALTGFFKHLTDFVDPNNSVLYDFTPLLSVLPAPQRAIVVAQNAQFGLVRAPANTGRGEILGVEATASLPFSVFSQALDGFGIFASGSYVDSKIVYANNAAVTLPGQSKWIGTGTAYFEKNGFQARATYRWRDEFLAELAGLSANPEYRTGKAEGVLDAQIGYEFTSGPLAGFSILAQAKNITDAPFVTTEAGDPRLAREYQRYGRDYYLGITYKF